In Acidicapsa ligni, a single window of DNA contains:
- a CDS encoding type 1 glutamine amidotransferase domain-containing protein, with protein MNVLFIITGSDQGTWLSEVTHPYWHLIEHGIEIDFATPEGGRVVWDPLSHPATQGSHEPNDLVTKGFFSDGRFASKLAETTKLSTVDLDRYAAVHVAGGLGAVYDLYPNEDVARTLEYFWAHDKVIGAICHGSIALVNNPERIRGRHVTGYTRAEDRELEERLGSGFFIPHFPQPVLEGVEAVFDGVEPGGSRVVLDQKLVTGQNQFSASEYGIVLYRAITGADPVLSFGTINSTP; from the coding sequence ATGAACGTCCTCTTCATCATCACAGGTTCAGATCAGGGAACCTGGTTGTCGGAAGTCACACATCCATACTGGCATCTCATCGAACACGGAATCGAAATCGACTTCGCGACTCCAGAAGGTGGCAGAGTTGTCTGGGATCCATTAAGCCATCCAGCAACCCAGGGCTCGCACGAGCCCAATGATCTTGTCACCAAAGGCTTCTTCTCGGACGGGAGGTTTGCGTCGAAGCTGGCAGAGACAACGAAACTATCGACGGTAGATCTTGATCGTTACGCTGCCGTCCATGTCGCAGGCGGCCTGGGAGCTGTCTACGATCTCTACCCGAACGAGGACGTTGCCAGGACACTCGAGTACTTCTGGGCCCATGACAAGGTTATTGGAGCTATTTGCCATGGTTCAATCGCGCTCGTAAATAACCCAGAGCGCATTCGCGGGCGTCATGTAACTGGATACACCCGGGCCGAAGACCGCGAATTGGAAGAGAGGCTCGGATCAGGCTTCTTTATACCTCACTTTCCGCAGCCGGTTCTGGAAGGAGTAGAAGCCGTGTTTGACGGCGTTGAACCAGGAGGTTCACGAGTAGTTCTCGACCAAAAGCTCGTCACCGGTCAAAATCAATTTTCCGCATCAGAGTACGGGATTGTTCTCTACCGAGCAATCACAGGTGCAGATCCTGTTCTCTCCTTCGGAACGATAAATTCAACTCCCTAA
- a CDS encoding AraC family transcriptional regulator → MSNDPLAEVVTLLQPTARFSKLVECAGEWRVHRLATGDPFYCAILEGSCRVIVNGQTLTLQAGDFMLVPAIHDLINESLTPPPAGVNTPPIETSPGCFRIGQQSGPVQSRIQLGHCHFDSPDAELLVSLLPQVIIARGEPRLALLLQLINEETRARRSARDLVLQRLLEVMLIEALRSGIDASSAPGLARGLADEHLAIALRAIHARPEHSWTVADLAKDSALSRSAFFARFARTVGLAPMQYLLAWRMALAKKRLRARDLAIEQIAGSVGYSSASTFTIAFTRHVGIPPGRYARMQMNGRDQEMPVNASNT, encoded by the coding sequence ATGTCGAATGATCCACTCGCCGAGGTTGTCACCCTGCTTCAACCCACAGCCCGCTTCTCCAAGTTGGTAGAGTGCGCCGGAGAGTGGAGAGTCCACCGCCTAGCAACAGGTGACCCGTTCTATTGCGCGATCCTTGAGGGCTCTTGTCGCGTCATCGTGAACGGGCAAACACTCACGCTACAGGCAGGGGATTTCATGCTGGTGCCTGCAATACACGACCTCATCAACGAGAGCCTGACACCGCCTCCGGCTGGAGTGAACACACCACCGATTGAGACCAGCCCCGGATGTTTTCGCATCGGTCAGCAAAGTGGCCCCGTACAGTCACGCATTCAACTGGGACACTGCCACTTTGACTCTCCCGACGCAGAGTTGTTGGTCTCGTTGCTGCCGCAGGTCATCATCGCCCGCGGCGAGCCGAGGCTCGCTCTTCTGCTGCAGTTGATCAACGAAGAGACTCGTGCACGGCGTTCCGCGCGCGACCTTGTGCTTCAAAGGCTGTTGGAGGTGATGTTGATTGAGGCATTACGGTCCGGCATCGATGCATCATCCGCACCCGGCCTCGCTCGTGGCCTGGCCGACGAGCATCTTGCAATCGCTCTGCGAGCAATCCACGCACGGCCCGAACATTCCTGGACGGTGGCGGATCTCGCTAAGGATTCCGCTCTGTCGCGCTCAGCCTTCTTCGCGCGCTTTGCTCGCACGGTAGGGCTGGCTCCGATGCAATACCTACTTGCGTGGAGAATGGCGCTGGCGAAGAAGCGGCTGAGAGCACGCGACCTGGCCATCGAACAGATCGCGGGTAGTGTGGGTTACAGTTCGGCCAGCACGTTCACGATAGCGTTCACCCGCCATGTAGGCATTCCGCCAGGACGTTACGCGCGGATGCAGATGAATGGGCGTGATCAGGAAATGCCAGTCAACGCCTCGAACACATAA
- a CDS encoding Gfo/Idh/MocA family protein, with translation MKGTSKDRIRAGLIGVGNWARYGHIPALQSLPQYEITAVSSREMVKAQELAKSFGIRHAFTDPTQLIEHPEVDLVVVLPPAPEHAPLSRRAIEAGKDVYCEWPLTTKTADSQNLLALAKAAGVRHIVGLQRRMGPSARYLRDLLAQGYIGDLRSIRMHVSIEYFGPVRPPSLEWTLPAANFSHLLSIYGGHFFDLLFYVAGRPQTVSAIVAKQFPTLTLSRTGESFPNETPDEVLVQGRLSNDALYSVQIEAGKLNNAGLQIDLTGTEGDLKISNTKSFGNVTDNLIEGARGSGRKLEIMPVPAEYELPVSSSLDASVQDLVHLYAAFAADRTSGASRAPGFNDAVQMHRFIDAVTKASDAGATQLTD, from the coding sequence ATGAAAGGAACTTCAAAGGATCGAATCCGTGCTGGCCTCATCGGCGTCGGCAACTGGGCGCGATACGGCCATATCCCAGCACTTCAAAGTCTCCCGCAATACGAGATCACGGCAGTCTCAAGCAGAGAGATGGTCAAGGCGCAGGAACTTGCAAAGAGCTTCGGGATCCGCCACGCGTTTACAGATCCAACCCAGCTGATAGAGCACCCCGAGGTTGACCTGGTAGTGGTGCTGCCGCCTGCCCCGGAACATGCCCCCCTGAGCCGCCGGGCAATCGAAGCAGGCAAGGATGTGTACTGTGAATGGCCCCTCACCACAAAGACGGCCGACTCTCAGAACCTGCTCGCCCTCGCTAAGGCTGCCGGGGTAAGACACATTGTGGGTCTCCAGCGACGAATGGGGCCGAGCGCGCGTTATCTTCGAGACCTGCTCGCTCAGGGCTACATCGGAGATCTCCGCTCGATCAGAATGCACGTCAGTATCGAGTACTTCGGACCTGTGCGACCCCCTTCTCTGGAGTGGACGCTTCCCGCGGCAAACTTCTCGCACCTGCTCTCCATCTACGGGGGGCACTTCTTCGATCTGCTCTTCTACGTCGCAGGCCGACCGCAGACCGTCAGCGCGATCGTCGCTAAGCAGTTTCCAACTCTTACTCTGAGCAGGACAGGAGAAAGTTTTCCTAACGAGACGCCGGATGAGGTCCTGGTTCAGGGCAGGCTTTCAAACGATGCACTCTACTCCGTGCAGATCGAGGCAGGAAAACTGAACAACGCGGGTTTGCAGATCGATCTCACAGGGACCGAAGGAGATCTCAAGATTTCAAACACAAAATCTTTTGGAAATGTGACCGACAATCTCATCGAAGGTGCGCGGGGGAGCGGAAGGAAACTGGAGATCATGCCGGTCCCCGCGGAGTACGAGTTGCCTGTATCCTCTTCCCTCGACGCCAGTGTTCAGGATCTCGTCCACCTGTATGCGGCGTTTGCAGCAGACAGGACTAGCGGTGCATCCCGAGCGCCGGGCTTCAACGACGCCGTACAAATGCACCGATTCATCGACGCCGTCACGAAAGCGTCGGATGCGGGCGCAACCCAATTGACCGACTGA
- a CDS encoding alcohol dehydrogenase catalytic domain-containing protein, which produces MPNPAKGQVRIRVEACGVCHSDAATVSGQFPGLTFPRVPGHEVIGRVDEIGVGVTNCEIGQRVGIGFFGGQDGTCEPCRRGDFVNCLHPIIPGITTDGGYAEIMIAEARALVFVPDELSAVEAAPLVCAGVTTFNALRNADLRAGDTVAVMGIGGLGHLGIQFARRMGFHVVALARGADKEPLAKKLGAHIYIDTGIEDGAAALLKLGGADAILATAPSGSAMGSLIGGLSVRGKLIVVGVAGDPIPVGTLPLVFGGRSIHGSLVGTAIDNQDTLDFSVLQNIRAMIETVPLQQAPEAYARMMEGKARFRIVLAIA; this is translated from the coding sequence ATGCCCAATCCAGCTAAGGGACAGGTTCGCATTCGTGTCGAAGCGTGCGGAGTGTGCCACTCGGATGCGGCGACGGTGTCAGGTCAGTTTCCTGGACTTACGTTTCCGCGGGTGCCCGGTCATGAAGTGATCGGACGAGTTGACGAGATCGGGGTTGGCGTCACCAACTGCGAGATCGGGCAACGAGTGGGTATCGGCTTCTTTGGAGGGCAGGATGGAACCTGCGAGCCATGTCGTCGGGGAGACTTCGTCAACTGTCTGCATCCGATCATTCCTGGCATCACAACAGATGGCGGTTACGCCGAGATCATGATCGCCGAGGCGCGAGCGCTGGTCTTTGTTCCTGATGAACTCAGTGCTGTAGAAGCAGCTCCACTCGTCTGTGCGGGAGTCACCACCTTCAATGCTCTACGGAATGCGGATTTGCGTGCCGGAGATACGGTCGCTGTGATGGGAATAGGCGGGCTCGGTCACCTTGGCATCCAGTTTGCCCGTCGTATGGGATTTCATGTGGTTGCTTTGGCGCGCGGTGCCGACAAAGAGCCGTTGGCAAAGAAGTTGGGCGCGCATATCTATATCGACACAGGAATCGAGGATGGAGCTGCGGCCTTGCTCAAGCTGGGCGGAGCGGACGCCATTCTCGCGACCGCTCCCAGTGGCAGCGCTATGGGGTCACTCATCGGTGGCCTATCTGTCCGTGGAAAGCTCATTGTGGTCGGAGTAGCCGGAGATCCGATCCCCGTCGGTACTCTGCCGCTTGTCTTCGGTGGGCGCTCGATTCACGGCAGTCTCGTAGGCACGGCGATCGACAATCAAGACACACTGGACTTCAGCGTGCTGCAAAACATTCGAGCGATGATCGAGACGGTTCCGCTCCAACAGGCACCGGAAGCGTACGCTCGCATGATGGAAGGAAAGGCACGCTTTCGGATTGTACTTGCGATAGCGTGA
- a CDS encoding alpha/beta hydrolase, whose product MTSLADDIAVTRRLLAKQDGPTVLVGHSYGGAVISGAAKDVPDVKALVYIAAFGVDEGESLDSLSKQGPAPAGATQVRPDDSGFLWINRSGFHQAFAADADRTEAAVMAAVQKPLSLVSFTDKAGAPAWKEIPSWYLRSADDQMIPPPAQEFMAKRMGATLSSIPASHASIVSHPGEVAEIIISAAQTLAK is encoded by the coding sequence TTGACCTCTCTCGCAGACGATATCGCGGTCACTAGACGTCTTCTGGCGAAGCAGGATGGTCCTACAGTATTGGTGGGCCACTCCTATGGAGGAGCGGTGATCTCCGGCGCGGCGAAAGACGTACCTGACGTCAAGGCGCTTGTGTACATTGCTGCGTTCGGCGTGGACGAGGGTGAGAGCCTCGACAGCCTGAGCAAGCAGGGACCAGCTCCAGCCGGCGCCACACAGGTGCGTCCCGATGACAGCGGTTTCCTGTGGATCAATAGAAGCGGGTTCCATCAGGCGTTTGCCGCTGACGCCGACAGGACGGAGGCTGCAGTCATGGCTGCGGTTCAAAAGCCGCTGAGTCTGGTCAGCTTCACCGACAAGGCTGGAGCTCCCGCGTGGAAGGAGATCCCTTCCTGGTATTTGAGATCTGCGGACGACCAGATGATTCCACCACCTGCGCAGGAGTTCATGGCGAAGCGCATGGGGGCGACACTAAGTTCGATTCCGGCCAGCCATGCGTCGATCGTCTCTCACCCAGGAGAAGTAGCAGAGATCATCATCAGCGCTGCTCAGACTCTCGCAAAGTAA
- a CDS encoding TetR/AcrR family transcriptional regulator, translated as MGRPKGFSREDVLLKSISVFWEKGFAETTVQDLERATGVNKSGLYSEFANKEDIFLASLEHYLQTRGGEEILSAQPLGWDNIRRYLEIGQTCYTGKKGCFSVNSMRDVAMLPAEGQQMISRKNLTLKRLLVRNIKAELPSAHADVLAETILTFFSGLCIEQNLHPNNAIVSRKVAGFMRFLTQSK; from the coding sequence ATGGGACGACCAAAGGGATTCAGCCGCGAAGACGTTCTGTTGAAATCGATCTCTGTCTTTTGGGAGAAAGGATTCGCGGAGACTACGGTCCAGGATCTCGAACGCGCGACTGGAGTAAATAAGTCCGGTCTCTACTCTGAGTTCGCAAACAAAGAGGACATCTTCCTTGCGAGTCTTGAGCACTATCTCCAGACTCGGGGTGGTGAGGAAATTCTTTCAGCTCAACCTCTGGGCTGGGATAATATCCGCCGTTATCTCGAGATCGGTCAGACATGCTACACGGGCAAAAAAGGGTGCTTCTCCGTGAATTCGATGCGGGATGTTGCGATGCTTCCTGCCGAAGGGCAACAGATGATCTCGCGGAAAAACCTCACGCTGAAAAGGCTTCTGGTGCGGAATATCAAAGCGGAGCTACCATCTGCTCATGCAGATGTTCTGGCGGAGACGATTCTGACGTTTTTTTCCGGACTCTGCATTGAGCAGAATTTGCATCCCAACAACGCAATCGTCTCCCGGAAGGTCGCAGGCTTTATGCGTTTTCTCACCCAATCGAAGTAG
- a CDS encoding NAD(P)-dependent alcohol dehydrogenase — protein sequence MSLAKGYAALSKDSPLAPFTFARRDLRENDVSIEILYCGICHSDMHTIHGEWDGTVYAEGTIYPCVPGHEIVGKVQSVGGGVSRFKAGDLVAVGTMVDSCKECSACMRGLEQHCQRGATWTYNAPDRITGENTYGGYSNSIVVREEFVLAVKHAEKDLAAVAPLLCAGITMWSPLRHWQAGPGKKVGIVGIGGLGHMGIKLAHALGAHVVAFTTSENKRQDALDLGADEVVVSRNPSEMAAHTASFDLIVNSVAVKHDLDPFLSLLQLDGTMALVGIPADSHPSPSVAGLIGLRRSLAGSLVGGIAETQELLDFCAEHGVVAQIETTPVQQIEKAFERMVRSDIKYRFVIDMQSIQEPRETKSSALRETDTMVSA from the coding sequence ATGAGCCTAGCCAAAGGTTATGCAGCATTGTCCAAGGACAGCCCACTTGCCCCCTTCACATTCGCGCGTCGGGATCTGCGTGAAAACGACGTGTCGATCGAGATCCTGTACTGCGGGATCTGCCACTCGGACATGCACACCATCCACGGCGAATGGGACGGGACGGTCTACGCGGAGGGAACCATCTATCCTTGCGTGCCGGGGCATGAGATCGTCGGTAAAGTTCAATCAGTCGGTGGAGGGGTTTCGAGGTTCAAAGCTGGCGATCTGGTAGCTGTCGGGACTATGGTGGATAGTTGCAAAGAATGCAGCGCCTGCATGCGAGGACTGGAACAGCACTGCCAGAGGGGCGCTACCTGGACCTACAACGCGCCGGATCGGATTACAGGGGAGAACACGTATGGCGGTTACTCCAATTCGATCGTTGTACGTGAGGAGTTTGTTCTAGCGGTCAAGCATGCCGAGAAGGATCTGGCAGCCGTAGCGCCCCTCCTGTGCGCTGGCATTACGATGTGGTCGCCATTGCGCCACTGGCAGGCGGGTCCCGGCAAAAAAGTGGGAATCGTCGGCATCGGCGGATTGGGCCATATGGGGATCAAGCTCGCGCATGCTCTGGGCGCTCACGTCGTGGCCTTCACGACCTCGGAAAACAAGCGACAGGACGCACTCGACCTCGGCGCGGATGAGGTCGTGGTTTCGCGGAATCCTTCAGAGATGGCGGCCCATACCGCGAGCTTCGATCTCATCGTCAACTCCGTCGCGGTCAAGCATGACCTCGATCCGTTTCTAAGCCTTCTGCAGCTTGACGGCACGATGGCGCTCGTTGGCATTCCTGCCGATTCTCACCCATCACCTTCAGTGGCCGGTCTGATCGGACTACGGCGGAGTCTCGCCGGCTCGCTTGTCGGCGGCATCGCGGAGACGCAGGAGCTGCTTGATTTCTGCGCAGAGCATGGAGTGGTTGCGCAGATCGAGACAACGCCAGTGCAGCAGATCGAGAAGGCCTTTGAACGTATGGTCCGCAGCGACATCAAGTATCGATTCGTGATCGACATGCAGAGCATTCAGGAACCGCGTGAAACAAAGTCCTCCGCTCTTAGGGAGACAGACACGATGGTATCTGCCTGA
- a CDS encoding alkene reductase gives MSAPKKLKLFTPVQFGPMLLKHRVVMAPLTRSRSIQPNSVPGDLMAKYYGQRASDGGFIIGEATNISITSRGWLGAPGLYSDQQVEGWKKIVDAVHAKGGHIFAQLWHTGRSSHVSLTGGEAPVSASVDPSYWESSTHLTSTTDGWVQPSPHRALLTSEIAGIVEDYRKAAERAKAAGFDGVELHAANGYLIDQFLQDGSNKRTDEYGGSIQNRSSLLLEVVGAMVSVWGGDRVAVRIGPNGSWNGMSDSNPEALFTYVAEQLNQFGLAYLHIIEPRVKGNVVIHEGQAPVAAESLRKVFKGKIIAAGGFEPDTAESVVEKGDADAVAFGRHFVSNPDLPRRIQEGLELTDYDRDTFYTFDELGYTDYPSYEEVTA, from the coding sequence ATGAGCGCACCGAAGAAACTGAAGCTTTTTACACCGGTCCAGTTCGGACCCATGCTATTGAAACACAGGGTCGTGATGGCCCCCCTCACACGTTCTCGATCCATCCAGCCCAACTCTGTGCCAGGAGACCTGATGGCAAAGTACTATGGCCAACGCGCCTCTGATGGCGGCTTCATCATCGGAGAGGCTACCAATATTTCGATTACAAGCCGAGGTTGGCTGGGGGCACCGGGACTCTACTCCGACCAGCAGGTCGAAGGCTGGAAGAAGATCGTTGATGCGGTTCATGCCAAGGGTGGACACATCTTCGCGCAGCTTTGGCATACGGGCCGGTCATCCCATGTTTCATTGACCGGAGGCGAGGCCCCAGTTTCAGCGTCCGTCGATCCGTCCTATTGGGAGAGTTCTACGCACCTCACCTCCACTACGGATGGATGGGTTCAACCATCGCCACATCGTGCTCTGTTGACATCGGAGATCGCAGGCATTGTAGAGGACTATCGCAAGGCCGCCGAGCGCGCCAAGGCAGCGGGATTTGACGGTGTTGAGTTGCACGCGGCAAATGGCTATCTCATCGACCAGTTCCTTCAGGACGGCAGCAATAAGCGGACCGATGAGTATGGCGGCTCTATCCAGAACCGGTCCAGTTTGCTGCTCGAAGTTGTGGGTGCGATGGTATCGGTTTGGGGTGGCGACCGCGTTGCTGTACGCATTGGGCCGAACGGATCCTGGAACGGTATGTCGGACAGCAATCCAGAGGCTCTGTTCACCTATGTCGCCGAACAACTGAATCAGTTCGGGCTTGCCTATCTCCACATCATCGAGCCGCGCGTGAAAGGAAATGTCGTTATTCACGAGGGCCAGGCACCTGTGGCCGCCGAGAGCCTGCGCAAGGTATTCAAAGGCAAGATCATCGCGGCGGGTGGCTTCGAGCCGGACACGGCTGAGTCGGTTGTGGAGAAGGGGGATGCCGACGCGGTAGCTTTTGGGCGTCACTTCGTCTCGAATCCCGATCTGCCCCGGCGTATTCAGGAGGGACTCGAGCTGACTGATTACGATCGCGACACCTTCTACACCTTCGACGAGCTCGGCTATACAGACTATCCCAGCTATGAAGAGGTCACTGCCTGA
- a CDS encoding nuclear transport factor 2 family protein, with the protein MSDSKQEHNKALVLEAFDTLFNRRDYQQAEKFWSPSYIQHSVHIGPGRDGLFDLIRSLPPTLRYEHGLILADDNHVIVHGRFSGFGQTAWVTADILRIVDGIFVEHWDVIQDEATEDQSKSGKPMFGESFPSKG; encoded by the coding sequence ATGTCCGACAGCAAACAGGAACACAATAAGGCGCTCGTCCTTGAGGCCTTCGATACATTGTTCAATAGGCGTGACTACCAACAAGCCGAGAAGTTCTGGTCGCCCAGCTATATTCAGCACAGCGTCCACATCGGTCCGGGACGTGATGGCCTGTTCGACCTGATCAGGAGTCTGCCGCCGACGCTCCGCTATGAGCACGGCCTTATCCTGGCCGACGATAACCATGTAATCGTACATGGACGATTCTCCGGTTTCGGTCAGACAGCGTGGGTGACCGCAGACATTCTTCGGATCGTAGATGGCATTTTCGTCGAGCACTGGGACGTCATTCAGGACGAGGCCACCGAAGATCAATCGAAGAGTGGGAAGCCTATGTTTGGCGAGTCCTTTCCGTCTAAGGGCTGA
- a CDS encoding EthD domain-containing protein, with the protein MKVDILIYRRPDLTHEQFVEHWRDVHAQLFSTQPSVKRHVRRYIQSRTIPDPPSSMLIADYDGVAQLWFDDMEGFHGVFSSKDYTDVIQFDEQKFTDGKRVQFLFSEETSIIG; encoded by the coding sequence TTGAAAGTCGATATATTGATCTATCGTCGCCCCGACCTCACGCACGAGCAGTTCGTCGAACATTGGCGAGACGTGCATGCGCAACTTTTCTCAACTCAGCCTTCCGTGAAGCGACATGTTCGTCGTTACATTCAATCGAGAACAATCCCAGATCCACCGAGCAGCATGCTCATTGCAGACTATGACGGAGTAGCACAGCTCTGGTTTGACGATATGGAGGGCTTTCACGGGGTCTTCAGTTCAAAGGACTACACAGATGTCATCCAGTTCGATGAGCAAAAGTTTACCGACGGTAAGCGCGTTCAATTCCTCTTTTCAGAGGAAACCTCGATCATTGGCTAG
- a CDS encoding tautomerase family protein: MPLIRIDAIEGRSKQEIKDLLDAAHRAIVSAFKVPLRDRYQVYHEHPESNLIAEDTGLEIPRTRNLVIVSVTSRPRNQDSKLAFYASLCYELKQSCNIDPGDVIVSIVTNSDFDWSFGNGQAQFITGEL, translated from the coding sequence ATGCCTCTTATCCGAATTGACGCAATTGAAGGTCGCAGCAAGCAGGAGATTAAAGATTTACTCGACGCGGCACACCGGGCGATCGTGTCAGCCTTCAAAGTTCCACTACGGGATAGATATCAGGTCTACCATGAACACCCGGAATCGAACCTGATCGCTGAAGACACCGGATTGGAGATACCACGCACGAGAAATCTCGTAATCGTCAGCGTAACGAGCAGACCTCGCAACCAGGATTCGAAGTTGGCCTTTTATGCCAGCCTCTGTTATGAACTGAAACAAAGCTGCAATATCGATCCGGGCGACGTGATTGTGTCCATCGTTACAAACTCGGACTTTGACTGGAGCTTTGGAAACGGCCAAGCACAGTTCATTACTGGTGAGCTGTAG
- a CDS encoding SDR family oxidoreductase produces the protein MDQDADLQKDRIVIVAGAQGVTGRGVVERYAKLQNTKIYGLSRRSVENEGPVSNIAVDLNDESDIRTKLSVIPSATHLVFGAYVDKSTPAEKSDANIRILRNLLDYVETGQPRLRHITIYQGGKAYGSDLGKYKTPAREDDPRLMPPNYYYTQEDLLRERQQNSSWDYTVLRPGGAICGPSFGTAMNLTMVIAVYAVISRELGLPLRFPGPENVYRAMYQVTSTEILAKATVWAGNAASARNELFNVTNGDTMRWQHMWPRIARMFGMEVAEPVSFSLTTFMADKGPLWDTIVKKHGLQPIPYDQIVNWGFGDFAFRQDFDNVSSTVKVRQAGFADCMDSETMFSTFFEGLRSANLIPA, from the coding sequence ATGGATCAAGACGCCGACCTGCAGAAAGATCGTATCGTAATCGTCGCTGGGGCTCAGGGTGTTACCGGCAGAGGAGTTGTGGAGCGGTATGCCAAACTTCAGAACACCAAAATCTATGGGCTCTCAAGACGGTCGGTGGAGAACGAAGGACCGGTCTCTAACATTGCCGTGGATCTCAACGACGAATCGGACATCAGGACTAAGTTGTCGGTGATCCCATCGGCCACTCACCTGGTATTCGGTGCGTATGTGGATAAGTCGACGCCGGCGGAGAAGAGTGATGCGAACATTCGCATACTCCGCAATCTTTTGGACTACGTGGAGACGGGGCAACCAAGGTTGCGCCACATCACCATCTATCAGGGTGGCAAGGCATATGGGTCGGATCTGGGCAAATATAAGACCCCGGCTCGCGAGGACGACCCTCGTCTGATGCCTCCTAACTACTACTACACCCAGGAAGACCTTCTCCGCGAGCGACAGCAAAATAGTTCCTGGGACTATACCGTTTTGCGCCCCGGCGGTGCAATCTGCGGTCCTTCGTTTGGGACCGCCATGAACCTGACGATGGTCATTGCAGTCTACGCAGTCATCTCCCGCGAACTCGGTCTGCCGCTTCGCTTCCCCGGGCCGGAGAATGTGTATCGCGCAATGTATCAGGTAACGTCAACGGAGATTCTCGCCAAAGCTACGGTATGGGCTGGCAACGCGGCCTCCGCGCGCAATGAACTTTTCAATGTTACGAACGGAGACACTATGCGCTGGCAGCACATGTGGCCGCGCATTGCACGTATGTTCGGGATGGAGGTCGCGGAGCCCGTCTCCTTCTCTCTCACCACCTTTATGGCGGACAAGGGACCACTGTGGGACACCATCGTGAAAAAGCATGGCCTGCAGCCGATTCCCTACGACCAGATTGTCAACTGGGGCTTCGGCGACTTTGCGTTCCGGCAGGACTTCGACAACGTATCGAGCACGGTCAAAGTCCGCCAGGCAGGCTTTGCTGACTGTATGGATTCGGAGACGATGTTCTCCACATTTTTCGAAGGTCTTCGTAGCGCCAACCTGATTCCAGCCTAA
- a CDS encoding helix-turn-helix domain-containing protein, producing MQLPITYGNELAKRFDLKEAPYSLMNPDTRSQIALTRITLKTGLKRPSEKVTPEKAFTIALHLFQPECKGWGTWVDGKFRRVDFWPAGGIGIYDLEADPIALRNSPFDSIHYHLPRTTLNAYTEGRELTRVDSLRCSQGTEDLVLHHLTQMVLPSVGNPSQFCQLFWDHFVLMFCAHVVHTYSTVKAERRLWQGGLAPWQKRRVKEILRERLDGNLKLTCLAGECGLSTSHFARSFKKTFGTSVHRYLIQQRIERAKSLLLLTKDTLTDVALQSGFCDHAAFSRTFGSIVGITPHRWRNEHTQGKIKKVFPILDAKQHSMELSIRDARTTALPFEGPPVEQSEQVV from the coding sequence ATGCAACTTCCAATAACCTACGGCAACGAACTGGCAAAGCGGTTCGATCTGAAAGAAGCCCCGTATTCGCTGATGAATCCGGACACCCGATCGCAGATTGCGCTTACCCGCATCACTCTGAAAACAGGGCTTAAACGCCCCAGTGAAAAGGTGACGCCCGAAAAAGCCTTCACCATCGCTCTTCATCTTTTTCAGCCAGAGTGCAAAGGTTGGGGGACATGGGTGGACGGAAAATTCCGGCGAGTCGATTTCTGGCCTGCCGGTGGCATCGGAATATACGATCTGGAAGCAGATCCAATTGCACTTCGAAACAGTCCCTTCGACTCCATCCATTACCACCTACCCCGTACCACTCTCAATGCGTATACGGAAGGCAGAGAACTTACCAGGGTTGATTCCCTCCGGTGCTCACAAGGTACTGAAGACCTAGTCCTGCATCACCTTACCCAGATGGTGCTGCCTTCTGTTGGCAATCCCTCCCAGTTTTGCCAGTTGTTCTGGGATCACTTCGTTCTGATGTTCTGCGCACACGTCGTCCACACCTACAGCACGGTCAAGGCAGAACGCAGGCTTTGGCAGGGAGGACTTGCGCCGTGGCAGAAGCGCCGCGTTAAGGAGATACTCCGTGAACGTCTGGATGGCAACCTAAAGCTGACCTGCCTCGCTGGGGAGTGCGGCTTGTCAACGAGCCACTTCGCGCGCTCGTTTAAAAAGACATTCGGCACGTCGGTTCATCGCTACCTGATTCAGCAAAGGATTGAAAGAGCAAAGTCCCTCCTGCTGCTCACGAAAGATACCCTGACCGATGTCGCGCTCCAGAGCGGCTTTTGCGACCACGCTGCCTTTAGCCGGACCTTCGGATCGATAGTCGGCATTACTCCTCATCGATGGCGAAATGAACATACTCAGGGAAAGATCAAGAAAGTTTTCCCAATCCTTGACGCAAAGCAACATTCCATGGAACTTTCGATCAGAGATGCTCGGACAACCGCACTCCCGTTCGAAGGGCCGCCCGTGGAACAATCCGAACAGGTAGTCTGA